A window of Babylonia areolata isolate BAREFJ2019XMU chromosome 2, ASM4173473v1, whole genome shotgun sequence contains these coding sequences:
- the LOC143277810 gene encoding uncharacterized protein LOC143277810: MATQDIERVAEERSQRQQQGAATAKPRQKEELHQKKNATLHKKTTPQIQRQKKTSETEDSAPEVVTTARTGRSVSGLRSCGSRLLGASWDWGRGMEVGIRVDVAATTPHHTTRARCHACRTS, encoded by the exons ATGGCCACTCAAGACATCGAGCGGGTGGCGGAGGAGAG GTCCCAGCGACAGCAGCAGGGAGCCGCCACAGCCAAACCAAGG CAAAAAGAAGAACTACATCAGAAGAAGAACGCGACACTTCACAAGAAGACGACGCCACAGATTCAGCGTCAGAAAAAGACGTCGGAGACAGAAGACAGCGCCCCAGAGGTGGTCACCACAGCAAGGACTGGCCGCAGTGTATCAGGTCTTCGTTCGTGTGGTTCACG CTTGCTTGGTGCCAGCtgggattgggggcgggggatggaggtTGGGATCCGTGTCGACGTCgctgccaccacaccacaccacaccacacgcgccCGCTGCCACGCCTGTAGAACAAGCTGA